One genomic window of Arachis stenosperma cultivar V10309 chromosome 10, arast.V10309.gnm1.PFL2, whole genome shotgun sequence includes the following:
- the LOC130957254 gene encoding lysine-rich arabinogalactan protein 19-like, with protein sequence MGTLIREERCAAAHFPPFPILLPPLNPHNHHLNLSGHHLRPTHTLSQPPPRPSLSPLHSLPFSLHSGSLHSTHSLCSRPPPPPSTAAAIAPHSPFPSFTSSSPIHSLSSLSFGRTPAAAHLSGHRPRRRSSWPIPPPQFHFHP encoded by the coding sequence aTGGGAACCCTAATACGCGAAGAACGTTGCGCCGCAGCGCACTTCCCCCCATTTCccattcttcttcctcctctcaaCCCCCATAACCACCACCTCAACCTTTCCGGCCACCACCTCCGGCCAACGCACACACTCTCTCAACCACCACCACGTCCCTCTCTCTCGCCCCTCCACTCACTCCCTTTCTCCCTCCACTCCGGCTCTCTCCACTCCACTCACTCCCTTTGTTCGCGGCCACCACCGCCGCCGTCCACCGCAGCCGCCATTGCTCCTCACTCGCCCTTTCCTTCATTCACTTCGTCTTCTCCCATACACtccctctcctctctctcttttggCCGAACCCCCGCCGCCGCTCATCTTTCCGGCCACCGTCCACGGCGGCGCAGCTCCTGGCCTATTCCACCCCCCCAATTTCATTTCCATCCCTAG